In bacterium 336/3, the following proteins share a genomic window:
- a CDS encoding D-alanine--D-alanine ligase — protein MRIGIFFGGQSREREIAFAGGRTVYDNLNKELFEPIPIFVDSLGNFILLDWQYLYKGTIRDFFPPTAYQPKNFQIYLESVQNLDDAKLQNIISEVGKKIEPHEFKNLFDFAFLALHGSQGEDGAIQGLLEWYGLPYSGCGILPSAIGTDKSVQADLLAQYGFRRPKYLTIKKKDYLKNFYKGDILEWLVAKIGLPMVIKAPNQGSSIGISILNEKDNHAFHQLISKAFFIEEISGRKWKNYSEQERWAFITHITDIREGVGFPLELHLIAQNLDGTRDHLKDAGIIYHPEELWKQLDVLLTENHYKAVLMAVSHEESILIERFIIGKEFSCIVIEDENGEPVALPPTEIVKKADLFDYRAKYLPGISRKVTPIDLPKEQIEAIRQECCKLFKNIKADVYARIDGFINALGEIYLNDPNTTSGMLPSSFFFHQAAEIGLNPSQFLTYIIRTSLAARAKTPKNNYFITKQLEALDKGILNNQNNPTPKIKVAVVMGGYSSERHISVESGRNIYEKLASSGKYEPIPVFLTGNDEHHELYLIPINVMLKDNADDIKEKAQHTKKHEILEKIRIEAKEITQKYAQKVIFDAQRISYQDLKNLVDEVFIALHGRPGEDGALQKELIKVGLPYNGSGVESSQITINKYETNEILAKKGILVAKHQLVFKDKWFENQSEQIDILEKEFGYPIIAKPADDGCSSAVKKIKSREELLAYAEMSFRDMDAFLPQPSQVLKLKTGEEFPKRTYFLVEELIEKKEAVHFLEITGGMLTTRNADGSRNYDVFEPSETLATGEVLSLEEKFLAGEGQNITPARFAKTLDENKRISAEVRKTLQKTAEILNVEGYCRIDAFVRVYADGRVETIIIEINSLPGMTPATCIFHQAALENYKPYQFIDKILEYGRGM, from the coding sequence ATGCGAATTGGTATTTTCTTCGGGGGGCAGTCCAGAGAGCGTGAAATAGCTTTTGCTGGTGGAAGAACCGTTTATGATAACCTCAACAAAGAACTTTTTGAGCCTATTCCTATTTTTGTAGATAGTTTAGGCAATTTTATATTATTAGACTGGCAGTATTTATACAAAGGAACAATCAGAGATTTTTTCCCACCTACAGCTTATCAGCCCAAAAATTTTCAGATTTATTTGGAATCTGTGCAAAACTTGGATGATGCAAAACTGCAAAATATTATTTCGGAAGTAGGCAAGAAAATAGAACCCCACGAATTTAAAAACCTTTTCGATTTTGCTTTTTTGGCTCTTCATGGCTCACAAGGCGAAGATGGGGCTATTCAAGGGCTTTTGGAGTGGTATGGCTTACCTTATTCGGGTTGTGGAATATTACCCTCAGCTATCGGAACAGATAAAAGCGTACAAGCAGATTTACTGGCTCAGTATGGTTTCAGGCGTCCCAAATATCTGACTATTAAGAAAAAAGATTATCTGAAAAATTTTTATAAAGGCGATATTTTAGAGTGGCTCGTAGCTAAAATTGGCTTGCCAATGGTGATTAAAGCACCGAATCAGGGTTCTTCTATTGGTATTTCGATTCTCAACGAAAAAGATAATCATGCTTTTCATCAACTGATTTCCAAAGCGTTTTTTATTGAAGAAATTTCTGGTAGAAAATGGAAAAACTATTCAGAACAAGAACGTTGGGCATTTATTACACATATTACAGATATTCGTGAAGGTGTAGGCTTTCCACTAGAATTACACTTGATAGCTCAAAATTTAGATGGTACAAGAGATCATCTCAAAGATGCAGGCATTATTTACCATCCTGAAGAGCTTTGGAAACAGTTGGACGTATTACTTACAGAAAATCATTACAAGGCAGTTTTGATGGCTGTAAGCCACGAAGAAAGCATCCTGATTGAGCGTTTCATTATTGGAAAAGAGTTTTCGTGTATTGTCATTGAAGACGAAAATGGTGAACCTGTAGCATTACCACCTACCGAAATTGTTAAAAAAGCTGATTTATTTGATTACAGAGCAAAATATCTACCTGGTATCAGCCGAAAAGTAACACCTATAGATTTGCCCAAAGAACAAATAGAAGCTATCAGACAAGAATGTTGCAAATTATTCAAAAATATCAAAGCTGATGTATATGCTCGTATTGATGGTTTCATCAATGCTTTGGGAGAAATCTATCTCAACGACCCCAACACTACATCAGGAATGTTGCCTTCCTCTTTCTTTTTTCATCAGGCGGCAGAGATAGGGCTAAATCCTTCTCAATTCCTGACTTATATTATTAGAACTTCGCTGGCAGCAAGGGCAAAGACGCCTAAAAATAATTATTTCATTACCAAGCAATTAGAGGCTTTAGACAAAGGTATTTTAAATAACCAGAATAACCCAACACCCAAAATCAAGGTGGCTGTTGTGATGGGTGGATATTCATCAGAAAGGCATATTTCTGTGGAAAGTGGTAGAAATATCTACGAAAAACTTGCTTCTTCTGGCAAATATGAGCCGATACCTGTGTTTCTGACAGGTAATGACGAACACCACGAATTATATCTGATTCCGATTAATGTGATGCTCAAAGACAATGCTGATGACATCAAGGAAAAAGCTCAGCATACTAAAAAACATGAAATTTTAGAGAAAATTAGAATCGAAGCCAAAGAAATAACCCAAAAGTATGCTCAAAAAGTTATTTTTGATGCTCAAAGAATATCATATCAAGACCTTAAAAACCTTGTAGATGAAGTATTTATCGCCTTACATGGCAGACCAGGTGAAGATGGTGCTTTACAAAAAGAACTCATTAAAGTAGGCTTACCTTATAACGGCTCAGGAGTAGAAAGCTCTCAAATTACCATCAATAAGTACGAAACCAACGAGATATTAGCTAAAAAAGGTATTTTGGTAGCCAAACATCAGCTTGTTTTTAAAGATAAGTGGTTTGAAAATCAGAGTGAACAAATAGATATTTTGGAAAAGGAATTTGGTTATCCAATCATAGCCAAACCAGCTGATGATGGTTGTAGCTCTGCTGTGAAGAAAATCAAATCGAGAGAGGAGTTACTGGCTTATGCTGAAATGAGTTTCAGGGATATGGATGCCTTTTTACCACAACCCAGTCAGGTTTTGAAACTTAAAACAGGAGAGGAATTCCCAAAGCGTACATACTTTTTAGTAGAGGAACTGATTGAGAAGAAAGAGGCTGTTCATTTCTTGGAAATAACAGGAGGGATGCTCACTACACGCAACGCAGATGGAAGCAGAAACTATGATGTTTTTGAGCCTTCCGAAACGCTTGCCACAGGTGAGGTGTTGAGCCTTGAAGAGAAATTTTTGGCAGGAGAGGGGCAGAATATTACACCTGCCAGATTTGCCAAAACACTTGACGAAAACAAGCGAATTTCGGCAGAAGTACGTAAAACCCTCCAGAAAACGGCTGAAATATTGAATGTAGAAGGCTATTGTCGTATTGATGCCTTTGTGCGTGTGTATGCAGACGGAAGGGTGGAAACAATTATTATTGAAATAAACTCTCTGCCAGGCATGACGCCTGCTACCTGCATTTTCCATCAGGCAGCCCTCGAAAACTACAAACCCTACCAATTTATAGATAAAATCTTGGAATACGGCAGAGGAATGTAA
- a CDS encoding MATE family efflux transporter has product MGNSTNKGVVIWETFKQAIRGGHQDYTTGSIRKAIFLLAIPMILELSLESVFALVDIFFVSKLGENAIATVGLTEAVITIIYSIGMGLSTAATAVVARRVGEKNYKDAAHAGAQALIIAVIASIVLSIFGIAYAPELLDMMGATDAVVKEGANFTRISLGSSISIMLLFLINGIFRGAGDASIAMKSLWIASILNIILCPILIHFFGLEGAAMATATGRSVGVVYQCYHLFKGSGLLKFHIPQFTFNKTIVSNLVEVALPATMQFMIASGSWIILTKFVAEIGSTPASAGYQIAIRNVIFFILPAWGLSNAAATLVGQNLGANELKRAEQSVILTTKYNAIFMAFVMLLFLFFSVPIMSIFSKEKPIIEYGAQALQIIGSGYIFYGIGMVMMQALNGAGYTKIPTIINLVSYWLFQIPLAYFLSLEWGLVGIYVAIPMAETFAAILAWYHFKRGKWKEIKV; this is encoded by the coding sequence ATGGGAAACTCTACAAACAAAGGAGTTGTTATTTGGGAAACATTTAAACAGGCTATCAGGGGTGGTCATCAAGATTATACCACAGGTTCTATCCGAAAAGCTATTTTTCTACTCGCCATACCCATGATTTTAGAACTCTCTTTGGAGAGTGTTTTTGCTTTGGTGGATATTTTCTTTGTGAGTAAACTTGGCGAAAATGCCATTGCTACTGTGGGACTTACAGAAGCAGTTATTACTATTATCTACTCTATTGGTATGGGGCTTAGTACAGCAGCTACGGCAGTAGTAGCTCGAAGAGTAGGCGAAAAAAATTATAAAGACGCTGCTCATGCAGGAGCTCAAGCCCTAATTATTGCTGTCATTGCTTCTATTGTTTTGAGTATTTTTGGAATTGCGTATGCTCCTGAGCTTTTGGATATGATGGGAGCTACAGATGCTGTGGTAAAAGAAGGTGCTAATTTTACAAGAATTTCATTGGGTAGTAGCATTTCTATTATGCTGTTGTTTTTGATTAACGGAATATTTAGAGGTGCTGGAGATGCTTCTATTGCCATGAAAAGCCTTTGGATAGCCAGTATTTTAAATATCATTCTTTGTCCAATTCTTATTCATTTTTTTGGTTTGGAAGGAGCAGCCATGGCAACAGCCACAGGACGAAGTGTGGGTGTTGTGTATCAATGTTATCATTTGTTTAAAGGTAGTGGGCTTTTAAAATTTCATATACCACAGTTTACTTTCAACAAAACCATTGTTTCCAATCTGGTAGAAGTGGCTTTGCCTGCCACCATGCAGTTTATGATTGCCAGTGGTAGCTGGATTATTCTTACCAAATTTGTTGCTGAAATCGGCAGTACACCTGCTTCGGCTGGTTATCAGATTGCCATTAGAAACGTGATTTTCTTTATTTTACCTGCTTGGGGGCTTAGCAATGCTGCTGCAACACTCGTTGGGCAGAATTTAGGTGCTAATGAACTCAAGAGAGCAGAGCAAAGTGTGATACTTACTACTAAATACAACGCCATTTTCATGGCATTTGTGATGTTGTTGTTTCTGTTTTTTTCTGTACCCATCATGAGTATTTTTTCCAAAGAAAAACCTATTATTGAGTATGGAGCTCAAGCCTTGCAAATCATTGGCTCTGGTTATATTTTTTATGGAATTGGCATGGTGATGATGCAAGCTCTGAATGGAGCTGGTTATACAAAAATTCCTACTATTATCAATTTGGTGAGTTATTGGCTTTTTCAAATACCTTTGGCTTATTTTCTTTCTTTGGAATGGGGGCTTGTGGGCATTTATGTGGCTATTCCAATGGCAGAAACATTTGCTGCAATCTTAGCATGGTATCATTTTAAACGTGGGAAATGGAAAGAGATAAAAGTTTAA
- a CDS encoding dihydroorotate dehydrogenase (quinone): MYKIFIRPFLFSMNAEKAHYFTFSWLKTILKLPFAKSIAKALFNYKNAKLERKLMGLTFPNPVGLAAGFDKNAIAIDEMATLGFGFVEIGTLTPKPQAGNPQPRLFRLLSDEAIINRMGFNNDGVQEAIKHLKTRKSSIIVGGNIGKNKDTPNEQALDDYLYGFEHLFEYVDYFVVNVSSPNTPNLRALQEKEPLKNILHTLQQKNNEKKKPKPILLKIAPDLNESQLDDIVEIVLETKIAGVIATNTTLSRENLKSPENQTKETGGLSGKPLAKRSTEVIAYLAQRSQKKFVIVGVGGIHSPQDALDKIKAGADLIQLYTGFVYEGPSLIKQINQAIAKNV; this comes from the coding sequence ATGTACAAAATATTTATACGCCCATTTTTATTTTCGATGAATGCCGAAAAGGCTCATTATTTTACCTTTTCGTGGCTTAAAACCATTCTTAAACTTCCATTTGCTAAAAGTATAGCCAAAGCCTTGTTCAATTATAAAAATGCCAAATTAGAACGTAAACTGATGGGACTTACATTCCCCAATCCTGTGGGGCTTGCAGCAGGCTTCGATAAAAATGCCATAGCCATAGACGAAATGGCTACTTTAGGCTTTGGGTTTGTAGAAATTGGTACGCTTACACCTAAACCTCAAGCAGGAAATCCACAGCCTCGTTTGTTCAGATTGCTTTCTGATGAGGCAATTATTAATAGAATGGGATTTAATAATGATGGTGTGCAGGAAGCTATCAAACACCTCAAAACAAGAAAAAGCTCTATTATTGTGGGTGGAAATATTGGTAAAAATAAAGATACCCCTAACGAACAAGCCTTAGATGATTACTTGTATGGTTTTGAGCACTTATTTGAGTATGTAGACTATTTTGTAGTGAATGTAAGTTCGCCCAATACGCCCAATCTGCGAGCATTACAAGAAAAAGAACCTCTCAAAAATATTTTGCATACACTCCAACAAAAAAATAACGAAAAGAAGAAGCCAAAGCCTATTCTACTGAAAATTGCCCCTGATTTGAATGAAAGTCAGTTAGATGACATAGTTGAAATTGTGTTAGAAACTAAAATTGCAGGTGTAATAGCTACTAACACCACATTGAGTAGAGAAAATCTAAAAAGTCCTGAGAATCAGACAAAAGAAACAGGTGGTTTAAGTGGAAAGCCTTTAGCCAAACGTTCAACAGAGGTGATAGCTTATTTAGCTCAACGTTCTCAAAAAAAGTTTGTTATTGTTGGTGTAGGAGGGATTCATAGTCCACAAGATGCATTAGATAAAATAAAAGCAGGAGCAGACCTTATACAACTCTATACAGGTTTTGTGTATGAAGGACCAAGCCTAATTAAACAAATTAATCAAGCAATTGCTAAAAATGTATAG